One Desulfovibrio fairfieldensis genomic window carries:
- a CDS encoding penicillin-binding protein: MFKFSSRKRNRSSFTPRRDKAPRVNRNAGAGKSPRTRAVWMEKVDWGRLRINAVVCIFCLLWFGLWGRAWYLQMVEGPRLADRARRQHMASELVTGRRGMIYDRNGQVLARSVEARSVYAKPQEVEDFLVMANTLGPILGMEPQKLYDELSKTKRRFVWLKRKVDDYTAEAVRKANLSGIGLSKEYDRVYPFKHMAGQLLGFVGLDDKGLEGIERSLEARLGCIPTRQIVQRDAMGRRFYLHEEGQTEPRGQDLTLTLDVQMQFIAEEAVARAARDYDARWSGALVVDVPTGDILAWAQYPFFNPNTYRESSPLVYRNRLAADALEPGSTFKPFVMAAALQERKVTPNTLIDCERGKWVSKNFTIRDTSNQGMLPASKVLRYSSNIGMAKIGLSLGAPMFHKYLHALGFGERTSVPVSESRGILRIPRDWSEVDLMSTAFGQSISVTGLQMAQGYLTLLNGGVYKPLRLIREDGNVEEAHERVFSEKTVREVMDMMRDVVEEKDGTGKRARIEGVEVAGKTGTAQKADHRTGTYGSKRLASFVGFLPADKPRYLILVMVDEPARNQFGGVVAAPVFKEIAGRALTYTGILSETRLAEASGTKDAGPVRRQRGLKLAGLEVPYLARTADAPQRATVMQLPGHLAKAASRVPDVMGKSVRNAVELFARAGVVPELKGSGSRVVRQSPAAGTAWPEDGQNVDYILWLSER; encoded by the coding sequence ATGTTCAAGTTCTCGTCACGCAAACGCAACCGATCCAGTTTTACGCCCCGGCGCGACAAGGCGCCGCGCGTCAACCGCAACGCCGGTGCCGGGAAAAGCCCGCGCACCCGTGCCGTCTGGATGGAAAAGGTGGACTGGGGGCGTCTGCGGATCAACGCGGTGGTCTGCATTTTCTGTTTGCTCTGGTTTGGCCTCTGGGGACGGGCCTGGTATCTGCAGATGGTCGAAGGGCCGCGTCTGGCCGACAGGGCCCGCCGCCAGCACATGGCTTCCGAACTGGTCACCGGCCGCCGGGGCATGATCTACGACCGCAACGGCCAGGTGCTGGCCCGCAGCGTCGAAGCCCGCTCGGTGTATGCCAAGCCGCAGGAAGTCGAGGACTTCCTGGTCATGGCGAATACGCTGGGGCCCATTCTGGGCATGGAGCCCCAGAAGCTCTATGACGAACTTTCCAAGACCAAGCGCCGTTTCGTCTGGCTCAAGCGCAAGGTGGACGACTATACCGCCGAGGCCGTGCGCAAGGCTAATCTCTCGGGCATCGGCCTGTCTAAGGAATACGACCGAGTCTATCCCTTCAAGCATATGGCCGGGCAGTTGCTGGGCTTTGTGGGTCTGGACGACAAGGGCCTGGAAGGCATCGAGCGTTCCCTGGAGGCCCGTCTGGGCTGCATTCCCACCCGTCAGATCGTGCAGCGCGACGCCATGGGCCGCCGTTTTTATCTGCATGAGGAAGGTCAGACCGAGCCGCGCGGCCAGGACCTGACCCTGACCCTTGACGTGCAGATGCAGTTCATCGCCGAGGAAGCCGTGGCCCGCGCGGCCCGCGACTATGACGCCCGCTGGAGCGGCGCGCTGGTGGTGGACGTGCCCACGGGCGACATTCTGGCCTGGGCCCAGTATCCCTTCTTCAATCCCAACACCTACCGGGAATCCTCGCCGCTGGTCTACCGCAACCGTCTGGCCGCCGACGCCCTGGAGCCCGGCTCCACCTTCAAGCCTTTTGTGATGGCCGCGGCCCTGCAGGAGCGCAAGGTCACGCCCAATACGCTCATCGACTGCGAACGCGGCAAGTGGGTCAGCAAAAACTTCACCATCCGGGATACGTCCAATCAGGGCATGCTGCCGGCCAGCAAGGTGCTGCGCTATTCTTCCAATATCGGCATGGCCAAGATCGGCCTCAGCCTGGGCGCGCCCATGTTTCATAAGTATCTGCACGCCCTGGGCTTCGGCGAGCGCACCAGCGTGCCGGTGTCCGAAAGCCGGGGCATTCTGCGCATCCCCCGCGACTGGAGTGAAGTGGACTTGATGTCCACGGCCTTCGGCCAGAGTATTTCCGTCACGGGCCTGCAAATGGCCCAGGGCTATCTGACCCTGCTGAACGGAGGCGTCTACAAGCCCCTGCGTCTGATCAGGGAAGACGGCAATGTGGAAGAAGCGCATGAACGCGTGTTCAGCGAAAAGACCGTGCGCGAAGTCATGGATATGATGCGCGATGTAGTGGAAGAGAAAGACGGCACGGGCAAACGCGCGCGCATTGAGGGCGTGGAAGTGGCGGGCAAGACCGGCACGGCCCAGAAGGCCGACCACCGCACGGGCACTTACGGCAGCAAGCGTCTGGCCTCCTTTGTGGGCTTTCTGCCCGCCGACAAGCCCCGCTACCTGATCCTGGTCATGGTGGACGAGCCCGCGCGAAACCAGTTCGGCGGCGTGGTGGCCGCGCCCGTGTTCAAGGAAATCGCGGGCCGGGCTCTGACCTATACCGGCATCCTTTCCGAAACCAGGCTGGCGGAAGCCTCCGGCACAAAGGACGCCGGCCCGGTCCGCCGTCAGCGCGGGCTGAAGCTGGCCGGTCTGGAGGTGCCCTATCTGGCCAGGACCGCCGATGCGCCGCAGCGCGCCACGGTCATGCAGCTGCCCGGCCATCTGGCCAAGGCCGCCAGCCGGGTGCCGGACGTCATGGGCAAATCCGTGCGCAACGCGGTGGAGCTGTTCGCCCGTGCGGGCGTGGTGCCCGAACTCAAGGGGTCGGGCAGCCGGGTAGTGCGCCAGAGCCCGGCCGCCGGAACGGCCTGGCCCGAGGATGGACAGAACGTGGACTATATTCTTTGGCTGTCGGAAAGATGA
- a CDS encoding nucleotidyltransferase family protein, translated as MIEPQTWVADALARMKKAFGPRLAYLGLQGSYRRGEATETSDIDLVVLLDTVEPADLDIYRSIVHALPEGHKACGFCSGTEEFFHWPRHELLPFSMDTDDYYGRLKDFLPPLSQEDARAGAKIGASALLHLLTHSYLYAEPEARPAILKDAYKAAFFVMQVVYYLASGQYCRSKKELLACLDGAEKEILQAGLDVPAWLAAHTETQAFALLRGWCGGVLTGNESV; from the coding sequence ATGATCGAACCACAAACCTGGGTGGCCGACGCACTGGCCCGCATGAAAAAAGCCTTCGGCCCGCGCCTTGCGTATCTGGGGCTGCAGGGCAGCTACCGCCGGGGAGAGGCCACCGAAACAAGCGACATTGATCTTGTCGTGCTGCTGGACACAGTGGAACCGGCCGATCTTGATATCTACCGGAGCATCGTGCACGCCTTGCCCGAGGGGCATAAGGCCTGCGGTTTTTGCAGCGGAACCGAGGAATTTTTCCACTGGCCGCGACATGAGCTTTTGCCTTTCAGCATGGACACGGACGATTATTACGGCAGGCTGAAGGATTTCCTTCCGCCCTTGTCACAGGAGGACGCGCGGGCAGGGGCCAAAATCGGCGCATCCGCTCTCCTACACCTACTCACGCACAGCTATCTCTACGCGGAGCCGGAAGCCAGACCCGCTATCCTGAAAGACGCCTACAAGGCCGCCTTTTTCGTCATGCAGGTCGTGTACTACCTTGCCTCGGGACAATACTGCCGCAGTAAAAAAGAGCTGCTCGCCTGTCTGGACGGCGCGGAAAAGGAAATTCTCCAGGCCGGGCTGGATGTCCCGGCCTGGCTGGCCGCCCATACGGAAACACAGGCTTTTGCCCTGCTTCGCGGCTGGTGCGGCGGAGTTCTGACCGGAAATGAAAGCGTGTGA
- the pyk gene encoding pyruvate kinase, translating into MRTKIVATIGPASNSKEKLKALAEAGVSVFRLNFSHGGASDFVNIIKYIREVEKELGRPITIMQDLSGPKIRLGVVPENTIQVSKGMRLLLGPSARRVDELPYLPFDHDVILESLEPGDRMVLADGGLQFIVRERRSDGLVLLEADNAGLVTSRKGLALPGKATKVRALTGKDKKDLADGLQLGVDAVAISYVQTADDVREAKSLIAAAGRHVPVVVKLERQSAVDNLDEILQETDIVMVARGDLGVECPLPQLPALQKRIISACNKASKPVIVATQMLLSMVNSPAPTRAETTDVANAVLDGADCVMLSEETAMGNFPVETVRYMRKITNEAEKLLLDNRKLEEPDADKGIPEFLAFSACLLADKAHAQAIVSHSLSGGSARQVSARRPPQRIYALTPDPVTIKALNFVWGITPVFVDNPEVEPSHLIRAEEFIHNCPDFKADDCAVITAGQLKGSSSTPRGTNLVKIYWK; encoded by the coding sequence ATGAGAACAAAAATCGTCGCCACCATTGGTCCGGCTTCCAACAGTAAAGAAAAACTCAAAGCGCTGGCCGAGGCGGGCGTCAGCGTGTTCCGGCTCAATTTTTCCCACGGCGGCGCTTCGGACTTCGTCAACATCATCAAATACATCCGCGAGGTCGAAAAAGAGCTGGGGCGTCCCATCACCATCATGCAGGATCTTTCCGGCCCCAAAATCCGCTTGGGCGTGGTGCCGGAAAACACCATCCAGGTCAGCAAGGGCATGCGGCTGCTGCTGGGCCCCAGCGCCCGGCGCGTGGACGAACTGCCCTACCTGCCCTTTGACCACGACGTTATTCTGGAAAGCCTGGAGCCCGGCGACCGTATGGTGCTGGCCGACGGCGGCCTGCAGTTCATCGTGCGGGAGCGCCGCTCCGACGGACTGGTGCTGCTGGAGGCCGACAACGCCGGTCTGGTGACCTCGCGCAAGGGCCTGGCCCTGCCCGGCAAGGCCACCAAGGTACGCGCCCTCACCGGCAAGGACAAAAAAGACCTGGCTGACGGCCTGCAACTGGGCGTGGACGCCGTGGCCATCTCTTACGTGCAGACCGCCGACGACGTGCGCGAAGCTAAATCGCTCATTGCGGCCGCCGGACGCCATGTGCCCGTGGTGGTCAAGCTGGAACGCCAGAGCGCGGTGGACAACCTGGACGAAATCCTTCAGGAAACGGACATTGTCATGGTGGCGCGCGGCGATCTGGGCGTGGAATGTCCCCTGCCCCAGCTCCCCGCCCTGCAGAAGCGGATCATCAGCGCCTGCAACAAGGCCTCCAAGCCGGTCATCGTGGCCACGCAGATGCTGCTTTCCATGGTCAACAGCCCCGCGCCCACCCGCGCCGAAACCACGGACGTCGCCAATGCCGTGCTGGACGGCGCCGATTGCGTGATGCTTTCCGAAGAAACGGCCATGGGCAACTTCCCGGTGGAAACCGTGCGCTATATGCGCAAGATCACCAATGAGGCCGAAAAGCTGTTGCTGGACAACCGCAAACTGGAAGAGCCGGACGCCGACAAGGGCATCCCCGAATTTCTGGCCTTTTCAGCCTGCCTGCTGGCCGACAAGGCTCATGCCCAGGCCATTGTCTCGCACAGTCTTTCCGGCGGTTCGGCCCGCCAGGTTTCCGCGCGCAGGCCGCCGCAGCGCATTTACGCCCTGACGCCCGACCCGGTGACCATCAAGGCCCTCAATTTCGTCTGGGGCATCACTCCCGTGTTCGTGGACAATCCGGAAGTGGAGCCCAGCCACCTGATCCGGGCCGAGGAATTCATTCATAACTGCCCGGACTTCAAGGCCGACGACTGCGCGGTGATCACCGCCGGTCAGCTCAAGGGGTCCTCGTCCACGCCGCGCGGCACCAATCTCGTCAAAATCTACTGGAAATAA
- a CDS encoding class I SAM-dependent methyltransferase yields MDLMDLTQWNASRANVDASGAGAKIPWDEPDFSRRMLEQHLNQEHDWASRRGPIIAAHAAWIAEQLSVPSRILDMGCGPGLYTQALAERGHQCVGVDFSPASIEYARQRSADCDPKPEYILGDIRNYRSNQKFDCIIMTFGEFNAFIRKDAALLLEHCAEMLPENGLFILEAHTYDAVRAMGEAPATWQRHATGLFSAGPHLCLRENSWNAAEASALSRYFIIDAADATVRQYASFMQAYRLESYTKMLSSAALPLQRILSENVWNSGQDFYDKLQTFICRKI; encoded by the coding sequence ATGGACCTCATGGACCTGACCCAATGGAACGCCTCCCGCGCCAATGTCGACGCCAGCGGTGCGGGAGCCAAGATTCCCTGGGATGAACCGGACTTCAGCCGCAGAATGCTCGAACAGCATCTGAACCAGGAACACGATTGGGCCAGCAGACGCGGCCCGATCATTGCCGCGCATGCGGCCTGGATTGCGGAACAGTTGTCCGTTCCTTCCCGGATACTGGATATGGGTTGCGGTCCGGGCCTGTATACCCAGGCCCTGGCCGAACGGGGACATCAGTGCGTCGGCGTGGACTTTTCGCCCGCCTCCATAGAATACGCCCGGCAACGGAGCGCGGACTGTGATCCAAAGCCGGAATATATTCTCGGGGATATCCGCAACTACAGAAGCAATCAAAAATTTGACTGCATCATCATGACCTTTGGCGAGTTCAACGCCTTTATCAGAAAGGATGCCGCACTCCTGCTTGAGCATTGCGCTGAAATGCTGCCTGAAAACGGCCTGTTCATACTGGAAGCCCACACCTATGACGCGGTTCGCGCCATGGGTGAAGCCCCGGCCACCTGGCAGCGTCACGCAACGGGCCTGTTTTCCGCCGGACCACATCTCTGTCTGCGGGAAAACAGCTGGAACGCTGCCGAAGCAAGCGCGCTTTCGCGCTATTTCATTATTGACGCAGCCGACGCAACAGTACGGCAATACGCTTCTTTCATGCAGGCCTACCGACTTGAAAGCTATACGAAAATGCTCTCGTCGGCGGCCCTGCCCTTACAGCGGATTCTCAGCGAAAACGTCTGGAATTCCGGACAGGATTTCTATGATAAGCTGCAAACATTCATCTGCCGGAAAATCTGA
- a CDS encoding 4Fe-4S dicluster domain-containing protein produces MNRTIHTLFFSPTHSSREIARTLADGLAVSLGGEQKIRDLTFPPEREESLDCAPGDVLVFAFPVYAGRVPQLLEAPLARVRGNGATAVVAAVYGNRDYDDALLEAVDLLTRRGCTVAAAGAFIAEHSLAPGVGAGRPDAEDKCVLADFARRAAAKIAAGNPAPVSVKGNRPYKERGPATDIRPKTTDACTQCMICVQGCPMGVISEDDPHQVAAGCIRCCACVKFCPVEAKYFDDPNVAKIRAMLESRCTVRREPELFL; encoded by the coding sequence ATGAACAGAACCATTCACACGCTTTTTTTCAGCCCCACCCACAGCAGCCGGGAGATCGCCCGGACCCTGGCGGACGGCCTGGCCGTCTCATTGGGAGGAGAGCAGAAAATCCGGGACCTGACCTTCCCGCCCGAGCGGGAAGAAAGCCTGGACTGCGCGCCCGGCGATGTGCTGGTCTTCGCTTTTCCGGTCTATGCGGGGCGCGTACCGCAACTTCTGGAAGCGCCCCTGGCCCGTGTGCGCGGTAACGGTGCGACGGCGGTCGTGGCGGCCGTATACGGCAACCGGGATTATGACGATGCCCTGCTGGAAGCCGTGGATCTGCTCACGCGGCGGGGCTGTACGGTGGCGGCGGCCGGAGCCTTTATCGCCGAGCATTCCCTGGCCCCCGGCGTGGGCGCGGGCCGTCCCGACGCCGAAGACAAGTGCGTGCTGGCGGATTTCGCCCGGCGCGCCGCCGCCAAAATCGCGGCTGGCAATCCCGCGCCCGTGTCCGTCAAGGGCAACCGGCCTTACAAGGAGCGCGGTCCGGCAACGGATATCCGACCCAAAACCACGGATGCCTGTACCCAATGCATGATCTGCGTTCAGGGCTGCCCCATGGGCGTCATCAGCGAGGATGATCCCCATCAGGTGGCGGCGGGCTGCATCCGCTGTTGCGCCTGTGTCAAATTCTGCCCGGTGGAGGCCAAATATTTTGATGATCCCAATGTGGCGAAGATCCGGGCCATGCTGGAAAGCAGGTGTACCGTCCGCCGGGAGCCGGAGTTATTTCTCTAG
- a CDS encoding division/cell wall cluster transcriptional repressor MraZ — MLPPEYREALCAGAADGEQGTFWLTSFYGRLVAYLPADWEAVTKQLSRIRFPSPKLSHFKTKVMGLAQELAPDPQGRVRIPQSLMREAGLQKDVMLVGMLNKFEIWDQNRFDALQLEDVSEELAASGVDISL, encoded by the coding sequence ATGCTGCCTCCGGAATACCGCGAGGCGCTCTGCGCGGGCGCGGCGGATGGTGAACAGGGCACTTTCTGGCTGACCTCTTTTTACGGTCGGCTGGTGGCCTATCTGCCCGCCGACTGGGAGGCCGTCACCAAGCAGTTGAGCCGTATCCGCTTCCCCTCGCCCAAGCTGTCGCACTTTAAAACCAAGGTCATGGGCCTGGCGCAGGAGCTGGCCCCGGATCCGCAGGGCAGGGTACGCATTCCGCAGTCTCTGATGCGTGAAGCCGGTCTGCAGAAGGACGTCATGCTGGTGGGCATGCTCAACAAGTTTGAAATCTGGGATCAGAACCGCTTTGACGCTCTGCAGCTTGAGGACGTGTCCGAAGAGCTGGCGGCCAGCGGCGTGGATATTTCTTTGTAA
- a CDS encoding glycine zipper domain-containing protein, with protein sequence MKKVLIVGLMAMMFATGIGCTNMSRTQQGVASGAALGALGGAGIAAISGGAAGWGALAGAGVGALAGGIVGHQQDKNYRW encoded by the coding sequence ATGAAAAAAGTTTTGATTGTGGGTCTGATGGCCATGATGTTCGCCACCGGCATCGGCTGCACAAATATGAGCCGCACCCAGCAGGGCGTCGCCAGCGGCGCGGCCTTGGGCGCGCTGGGCGGTGCGGGCATCGCGGCCATTTCCGGCGGAGCCGCCGGTTGGGGCGCGTTGGCCGGCGCCGGTGTGGGCGCGCTGGCCGGCGGCATTGTGGGACATCAGCAGGATAAAAATTACCGCTGGTAA
- the rsmH gene encoding 16S rRNA (cytosine(1402)-N(4))-methyltransferase RsmH: protein MAQVMQDTEERASTRHVPVLPAETLEALAPRAGGRYLDGTLGMGGHAAAVLSAAPGSELCGLDRDEQALDLARARLAPFGGRAHFFHCRYSRFAEALKELQWDKVDGALLDIGVSSLQLDENGRGFSFYGDGPLDMRMDQHSGELSAWHWINRESFARLKECIATLGEEPQAGRIARVIVEARQKAPIDSTAELAALVEKAYPPAWRAKARRHPATRTFQALRMAVNDELGELRRFLDQILAWLPVGGRLAVITFHSLEDRMVKQAMRHWAEGCRCPRHVPVCVCRHQPEVRILHKKPLQAGPEELAVNPRAGSAKLRAVEKIAEAAV, encoded by the coding sequence ATGGCGCAGGTCATGCAGGATACGGAAGAACGCGCGTCGACGCGTCATGTGCCGGTGCTTCCCGCCGAAACGCTGGAGGCTCTGGCCCCGCGCGCGGGCGGTCGCTATCTGGACGGCACCCTGGGCATGGGCGGCCATGCCGCCGCCGTGCTGTCCGCCGCGCCCGGGAGCGAACTCTGCGGCCTGGACCGCGACGAGCAGGCTCTGGACCTGGCCCGTGCGCGTCTGGCCCCGTTCGGCGGGCGGGCGCATTTTTTCCACTGCCGCTACAGCCGGTTCGCCGAAGCCCTGAAGGAATTGCAGTGGGACAAGGTGGACGGCGCGCTGCTGGATATCGGCGTGTCCTCCCTGCAATTGGATGAAAACGGACGCGGTTTCAGTTTTTACGGCGACGGCCCGCTGGACATGCGCATGGACCAGCATTCCGGCGAGCTCTCGGCCTGGCACTGGATCAACCGTGAAAGTTTCGCCCGGCTCAAGGAGTGCATAGCCACCCTGGGCGAGGAGCCGCAGGCCGGGCGCATCGCCAGGGTCATTGTGGAGGCCCGGCAGAAAGCGCCCATCGACAGCACGGCGGAGCTGGCCGCCCTGGTGGAAAAAGCCTATCCGCCCGCCTGGCGGGCCAAGGCCCGGCGGCATCCGGCCACCCGCACTTTTCAGGCTTTGCGCATGGCCGTCAATGATGAGCTGGGTGAACTGCGGCGCTTTCTGGATCAGATTCTGGCCTGGCTGCCCGTGGGCGGGCGCTTGGCGGTCATCACCTTTCATTCCCTGGAGGACCGCATGGTCAAACAGGCCATGCGCCACTGGGCCGAGGGCTGCCGTTGCCCCCGGCACGTACCGGTCTGCGTCTGCCGTCATCAGCCGGAAGTGCGCATTCTGCATAAAAAACCGCTGCAGGCCGGGCCGGAAGAACTCGCGGTCAACCCGCGCGCCGGCAGCGCCAAGCTGCGCGCCGTGGAAAAAATCGCCGAGGCGGCAGTTTGA
- a CDS encoding UDP-N-acetylmuramoyl-L-alanyl-D-glutamate--2,6-diaminopimelate ligase: MQRDFAALLETCRCGGVEVRSDSRVVGQGDIFVAVPGVNEDGARFIPAAVEAGAAVVVCRPGGPEDAALQASVRAEGCRVVYHEDPREALWRLAEARWRTDVSRVKILGVTGTNGKTTSTYLLERLFTDAGHKVGVLGTVSYRWPGHSEAAPLTTPDPLRVHSMLAQMEAAGVDVAVMEVSSHAIDQQRVCGVPFAGAAFTNLTQDHLDFHKDMENYFKTKARLFLELPRAEKVMAVNADDPWGRRLLELCPRALSFGLQQGPPRRRHLWGELLSAGTEGCRLRMHLEGRTWELRSPLVGAFNASNLLTVQALALETGLDPGQFKALESFTGVCGRLERVENSQGLNVFVDYAHTPDALVNVLKALRGAGFKRIITVFGCGGNRDRTKRPLMGEAVARYADVAVLTSDNPRFEEPEAILRDVLPGLKEAREVLVEVDRHAATARALDMLGKDDALLIAGKGHEDYQIIQGVKHHYSDQEVVRELLHCA; the protein is encoded by the coding sequence ATGCAGCGGGATTTTGCGGCTCTTCTGGAGACATGCCGTTGCGGCGGCGTGGAAGTGCGTTCGGATTCACGCGTCGTGGGGCAGGGCGACATATTTGTGGCCGTGCCCGGCGTCAATGAGGACGGAGCGCGTTTCATTCCCGCCGCCGTGGAGGCCGGGGCCGCCGTGGTGGTCTGCCGCCCCGGCGGGCCGGAGGATGCCGCGCTTCAGGCGTCCGTCCGGGCCGAAGGCTGCCGCGTGGTCTATCATGAAGATCCGCGCGAGGCCCTCTGGCGTCTGGCCGAGGCCCGCTGGCGCACGGATGTGTCGCGCGTCAAGATTCTGGGCGTCACCGGCACCAACGGCAAGACCACCAGCACCTATCTGCTGGAACGCCTGTTCACGGACGCCGGGCACAAGGTGGGCGTGCTGGGCACGGTGAGCTACCGTTGGCCGGGCCACAGTGAAGCCGCGCCCCTGACCACGCCGGATCCCCTGCGCGTGCATTCCATGCTGGCCCAAATGGAGGCGGCGGGCGTGGACGTGGCCGTGATGGAAGTCTCTTCCCACGCCATCGACCAGCAGCGGGTCTGCGGCGTGCCCTTCGCGGGCGCGGCCTTTACCAACCTGACCCAGGATCATCTTGATTTCCATAAGGACATGGAAAACTATTTCAAGACCAAGGCCAGGCTGTTTCTGGAGCTGCCCAGGGCGGAAAAGGTCATGGCCGTCAACGCCGACGACCCTTGGGGCCGCCGCCTGCTGGAGCTTTGCCCGCGGGCCCTGTCCTTCGGCCTGCAACAGGGTCCCCCCAGGCGGCGGCACCTCTGGGGCGAACTGTTGTCCGCCGGGACCGAGGGCTGCCGTCTGCGCATGCATCTGGAAGGCCGGACCTGGGAACTGCGCTCGCCCCTGGTGGGCGCGTTCAACGCCTCCAACCTGCTGACCGTGCAGGCCCTGGCTCTGGAAACGGGTCTGGACCCCGGGCAGTTCAAGGCCCTAGAGAGCTTTACCGGTGTCTGCGGCAGGCTGGAGCGGGTGGAAAATTCCCAAGGCCTGAACGTTTTTGTGGATTACGCCCACACTCCGGACGCCTTGGTCAATGTGCTCAAGGCTCTGCGCGGCGCGGGCTTCAAGCGGATTATCACGGTCTTCGGCTGCGGCGGCAACCGCGACAGAACCAAGCGCCCGCTCATGGGCGAGGCTGTGGCGCGCTATGCGGACGTGGCCGTGCTGACCTCGGACAATCCGCGCTTCGAGGAGCCGGAGGCCATTCTGCGGGACGTGCTGCCGGGCCTCAAGGAGGCGCGTGAAGTGCTGGTGGAGGTGGACCGTCACGCGGCCACGGCCAGGGCCCTGGACATGCTGGGCAAGGACGATGCCCTGCTGATCGCCGGCAAGGGCCATGAGGATTATCAGATCATCCAGGGTGTCAAGCATCACTACAGCGATCAGGAAGTGGTGCGGGAGTTGCTGCATTGCGCTTGA
- a CDS encoding HD-GYP domain-containing protein, whose protein sequence is MAEQSRQARDIPQNINEEYYQISTEILASFPKYRPPVDLFSFREDIKVLAPYSKKGVRLSNEQVEGVARLCAAGDLFVSRSDHPIYSRHIVKQLDLVLQDNNLKESEIADICIRALAMRFTDFSDQPVKAVFEPLYRDIMVVTEYLWQDRHHVNAFVRRLFRRHQPARHAINTMSVGLWLWLQIVSDFRRKDLDRMALALLLHDVGMSKVPAFLLNKQGPLKPEEREKVILHPLVGVKLMQKMDLTFEELLRACFEHHERLDGSGYPQKLKGPQISRVGRITAIADSFSAMICEKPYGQAKEPLEAAKELAADQQHYDPELTNSLMSAFATEGFGQFVDMDKNADEPL, encoded by the coding sequence ATGGCTGAGCAAAGCCGGCAGGCCCGCGATATTCCTCAGAACATCAATGAGGAATACTATCAGATCAGCACCGAGATTCTGGCGAGTTTCCCCAAATACCGCCCGCCGGTGGATCTGTTCAGTTTTCGTGAGGATATCAAGGTCCTGGCCCCCTATTCCAAGAAGGGCGTACGCCTGAGCAACGAGCAGGTGGAGGGAGTGGCCCGGCTCTGCGCCGCAGGCGATCTTTTCGTGTCGCGCTCCGACCACCCCATCTATTCCCGCCACATCGTCAAACAACTTGACCTTGTGCTCCAGGACAACAACCTCAAGGAATCCGAAATCGCGGATATCTGTATCCGCGCGCTGGCCATGCGCTTTACGGATTTCAGCGACCAGCCGGTCAAGGCGGTGTTTGAGCCGCTGTACCGCGACATTATGGTGGTCACCGAATATCTCTGGCAGGACAGGCACCACGTCAACGCCTTTGTGCGCCGCCTCTTCCGCCGCCACCAGCCCGCCCGCCACGCCATCAATACCATGTCCGTGGGGCTCTGGCTCTGGCTGCAGATTGTTTCGGATTTTCGCCGCAAGGATCTGGACCGCATGGCCCTGGCCCTTCTGCTGCACGACGTGGGCATGAGCAAGGTACCGGCTTTTCTGCTCAATAAACAGGGTCCCCTGAAACCCGAAGAGCGGGAAAAAGTGATTCTGCACCCCCTGGTGGGCGTAAAGCTGATGCAGAAAATGGACCTGACCTTTGAAGAACTGTTGCGGGCCTGCTTTGAGCACCACGAGCGCCTGGACGGCTCCGGCTATCCGCAAAAGCTCAAAGGCCCCCAGATCAGCAGGGTGGGCCGGATCACGGCCATTGCCGACTCCTTCTCGGCCATGATCTGCGAAAAGCCGTATGGCCAGGCCAAAGAACCGCTGGAAGCCGCGAAGGAGCTGGCGGCGGACCAGCAGCATTATGACCCGGAACTGACCAATTCGCTCATGTCGGCCTTTGCCACCGAGGGGTTCGGCCAATTCGTGGATATGGACAAGAACGCGGACGAACCCTTATAG